One part of the Vitis riparia cultivar Riparia Gloire de Montpellier isolate 1030 chromosome 8, EGFV_Vit.rip_1.0, whole genome shotgun sequence genome encodes these proteins:
- the LOC117919563 gene encoding protein HEAT INTOLERANT 4-like isoform X2, whose protein sequence is MRGRGKGKKQTVIATRDDPGSGEDEKIPAYKRRGRPQKPVKDDVEEEEEAEKVAIEEDGENEKGPITSKDAKNQATTENGRKRKRSLQTKENSDSVKEENGTETKSNNNDLKSVGFRQNGSRRKNKPRRAAEAGVECK, encoded by the exons ATGAG AGGTAGAGGAAAGGGGAAGAAACAGACTGTTATTGCTACTCGTGATGATCCAGGAAGTGGTGAGGACGAAAAGATCCCAGCATACAAGAGAAGAGGAAGGCCACAGAAACCAGTGAAGgatgatgttgaagaagaagaagaagctgagaAGGTGGCAATAGAAGAAGATGGTGAGAATGAAAAAGGGCCTATCACAAGCAAAGATGCAAAAAATCAGGCTACAACCGAGAACGGAAGGAAGAGGAAAAGATCCTTACAGACCAAAGAGAACTCAGATTCAGTCAAAGAGGAGAATGGCACTGAAACTAAATCTAACAACAATGATCTAAAGTCTGTTGGATTTCGACAAAATGGGAGCAGGAGGAAAAACAAGCCTCGGCGAGCTGCTGAAGCTGGTGTTGAGTGCAAATGA
- the LOC117919563 gene encoding protein HEAT INTOLERANT 4-like isoform X1 encodes MGRGRGKGKKQTVIATRDDPGSGEDEKIPAYKRRGRPQKPVKDDVEEEEEAEKVAIEEDGENEKGPITSKDAKNQATTENGRKRKRSLQTKENSDSVKEENGTETKSNNNDLKSVGFRQNGSRRKNKPRRAAEAGVECK; translated from the coding sequence ATGGGCAGAGGTAGAGGAAAGGGGAAGAAACAGACTGTTATTGCTACTCGTGATGATCCAGGAAGTGGTGAGGACGAAAAGATCCCAGCATACAAGAGAAGAGGAAGGCCACAGAAACCAGTGAAGgatgatgttgaagaagaagaagaagctgagaAGGTGGCAATAGAAGAAGATGGTGAGAATGAAAAAGGGCCTATCACAAGCAAAGATGCAAAAAATCAGGCTACAACCGAGAACGGAAGGAAGAGGAAAAGATCCTTACAGACCAAAGAGAACTCAGATTCAGTCAAAGAGGAGAATGGCACTGAAACTAAATCTAACAACAATGATCTAAAGTCTGTTGGATTTCGACAAAATGGGAGCAGGAGGAAAAACAAGCCTCGGCGAGCTGCTGAAGCTGGTGTTGAGTGCAAATGA
- the LOC117919769 gene encoding transcription termination factor MTEF18, mitochondrial-like, protein MNRFQKLRTKSVFKWVSLNFSENLLKSSKAPFLGAGSFRICPNPRFYGRKTSAESENFQNSVETSIIDFENVGHISRTTRAQAQAALLEYLHCTRSLQFMDAENMSKNSPFFLEKILGKVKNEAEIGKSITRFLRYHPINEFEPFFESLGLTPSEFTNLLPRNLMFLCDDQVLLENYYILCNYGIARNKIGKIYKEAPEVFRYDSGVLRLKLQAYLELGLSQSTMIKAIASSPYLLIGDANMDFVKAMEKLKSVGIESNWIEKHLSEGNYYDWSQMVGLLCLFSKMGFNGEQLGELIRQHPGILLECSGNLAHSLVGLLLKFGFTTNEIYIFFLQFPPIEFGKFYRNFRHCYLFLIEIELEVEEIGRIVRSHTVLLGSCALKRVNSLLANLNIGKKRLCGIIKDNPQELKKWVLGSRVGPLPNLGEDLRSQLQKTKFLSDLGYVENTKEIEKARKLFRGKGMELQERFDFLMKAGLDRKDVSEMIKVAPQILNQSTDVIEMKIDYLIHALGYPISSLVTFPSYLSYTTERVELRMSMYNWLKDQGVAEPNLALSTIIACSDNYFIDRYVNRHPKGAEIWEKLKQKIYSN, encoded by the coding sequence ATGAACCGTTTTCAGAAACTCAGAACGAAGAGTGTTTTTAAATGGGTTTCTCTAAATTTCTCAGAAAACCTCCTCAAATCGTCAAAAGCCCCATTTTTGGGTGCTGGGTCATTTCGCATTTGCCCAAACCCTAGATTTTATGGAAGAAAAACAAGCGCTGAATccgaaaattttcaaaattcggTGGAAACCTCGatcattgattttgaaaatgttggcCATATTTCTCGGACAACCAGGGCGCAAGCTCAAGCCGCATTGTTGGAATACTTGCACTGTACTAGGTCCTTACAGTTTATGGATGCAGAGAATATGAGTaaaaattctccattttttcttgaaaagatTTTGGGAAAGGTAAAAAATGAAGCAGAGATTGGGAAGTCCATAACCAGGTTCTTGCGGTATCACCCCATTAATGAGTTTGAACCATTCTTCGAAAGTTTGGGTTTAACACCTTCTGAGTTTACGAATCTTCTTCCGCGGAATTTGATGTTTTTGTGTGATGATCAGGTGTTGTTagagaattattatattttgtgtaattatggGATAGCTCGGAATAAGATAGGAAAGATTTACAAGGAAGCACCAGAGGTTTTCAGATATGATTCTGGGGTTTTGCGGTTGAAGCTCCAAGCTTACCTAGAACTAGGGTTGAGCCAATCTACTATGATAAAGGCTATTGCTTCAAGTCCATATCTTTTGATTGGAGATGCCAATATGGATTTTGTTAAGGCTATGGAAAAGTTGAAGAGTGTGGGGATCGAATCCAATTGGATTGAGAAGCATTTATCAGAGGGAAATTATTATGATTGGAGCCAAATGGTTGGACTTCTATGCTTATTTAGCAAAATGGGTTTCAATGGAGAGCAGTTAGGTGAATTGATAAGACAACATCCTGGGATTCTGCTTGAGTGTTCAGGGAATTTGGCACATTCTTTAGTTGGGTTATTGTTGAAGTTTGGTTTCACCACGaatgagatatatatattttttctgcAGTTCCCACCAATTGAATTTGGGAAGTTCTATAGGAATTTCAGGCACTGCTATCTATTTCTGATTGAGATTGAGTTGGAGGTTGAGGAGATTGGCAGAATTGTTCGTTCTCACACTGTGCTGCTGGGTTCATGTGCACTGAAGAGAGTTAACAGTTTACTTGCTAACTTGAATATTGGGAAGAAGCGACTTTGTGGAATTATCAAGGATAATCCACAAGAGTTGAAGAAGTGGGTTTTGGGATCGAGGGTTGGACCATTACCAAACTTAGGGGAAGACCTAAGATCACAGCTACAGAAGACTAAGTTCTTGTCAGACTTGGGATATGTTGAGAACACAAAGGAAATCGAAAAGGCACGCAAGCTATTCCGAGGCAAAGGAATGGAGCTTCAAGAgagatttgattttcttatgaaaGCTGGTTTGGATAGAAAGGATGTCTCCGAGATGATCAAAGTAGCCCCTCAAATTCTGAACCAATCAACTGATGTGATTGAAATGAAGATTGATTATTTAATACATGCTTTGGGTTATCCCATATCGTCTTTAGTGACATTCCCTTCTTATCTTTCCTATACAACTGAAAGGGTTGAGCTTAGGATGTCTATGTATAATTGGCTCAAAGATCAAGGAGTGGCAGAACCCAATTTGGCATTGAGCACTATTATTGCTTGTTCagataattattttatagaCCGTTATGTAAATCGTCACCCCAAAGGAGCTGAAATTTGGGAGAAGTTGAagcaaaaaatttattcaaattaa
- the LOC117921115 gene encoding UBP1-associated protein 2C-like isoform X1, whose protein sequence is MNSQTQVESRGTTMEDLKKRKLEEASNGQISSSPEELKLLLDPLSKSQLVDLLSKLGSQYPSIAEEIKSVASADPVHRKLFVRGLAWNTTSETLCAAFRPHGEIEEGAVIVDKTTGKSRGYGFITYKHMESTQSALQAPSKLIDGRMAVCNLACEGLSGASTTPDQAQRKLYIGGLAPDVTSEVLLSFFGRHGEIEEGSVAYDKETNESRGFGFVTYKTVEAAKKAIDDPQKFLGGRSIIVKLADSHKGKMIQAQLSTAVVPIALPLAAGYPQQPGKPPASATPVAYTYPQAGPTYPAYPGPPAGPAPYSSTAPAPYPSQPQMPYSSATVMKDPLGLPPTPTVGMGGYPYYFAKQ, encoded by the exons ATGAATTCTCAAACCCAAGTTGAAAGCAGAGGCACAACTATGGAGGATTTGAAGAAGAGGAAGCTCGAAGAGGCCAGTAACGGTCAGATCTCTTCTTCACCGGAAGAGTTGAAATTACTGCTTGACCCGCTTTCCAAATCCCAGTTGGTTGATCTTCTCTCCAAACT AGGGTCCCAATATCCTTCAATTGCAGAAGAAATTAAAAGTGTTGCCAGTGCAGATCCTGTCCACCGAAAGCTTTTTGTTCGTGGCTTGGCCTGGAATACTACTTCAGAAACCTTGTGTGCT GCATTTCGACCTCATGGAGAAATTGAAGAAGGTGCTGTGATCGTTGATAAAACAACAGGGAAATCACGTGGATATGGGTTCATTACTTACAAACATATGGAATCAACTCAGAGTGCTCTGCAAGCACCTAGCAAATTGATTGAT GGCCGCATGGCTGTTTGTAATTTAGCATGTGAGGGCTTAAGTGGGGCAAGTACTACACCTGATCAAGCCCAAAGGAAGCTCTACATTGGGGGCTTGGCTCCAGATGTCACAAGTGAGGTGCTGCTCAGTTTTTTTGGGAGGCATGGTGAGATAGAAGAAGGTTCGGTTGCATATGATAAAGAAACAAATGAATCACG TGGTTTTGGCTTTGTTACATACAAAACAGTTGAGGCTGCAAAGAAGGCCATTGATGATCCACAAAAGTTCCTTGGG GGGCGGAGTATCATCGTGAAGCTAGCTGATTCACACAAGGGCAAGATGATACAAGCACAGCTATCAACAGCAGTGGTTCCAATAGCTTTACCTTTGGCAGCTGGATACCCACAGCAGCCTGGAAAACCACCTGCCAGTGCCACTCCTGTTGCCTACACTTACCCTCAAGCTGGACCAACATACCCTGCTTACCCTGGTCCTCCCGCAGGACCAGCTCCATACTCATCCACAGCACCTGCTCCATATCCATCTCAACCTCAAATGCCTTACTCATCAGCCACTGTAATGAAAGACCCACTCGGCCTACCTCCAACGCCAACTGTGGGAATGGGAGGATACCCTTACTACTTTGCCAAACAATGA
- the LOC117921115 gene encoding UBP1-associated protein 2A-like isoform X2 — protein MNSQTQVESRGTTMEDLKKRKLEEASNGQISSSPEELKLLLDPLSKSQLVDLLSKLGSQYPSIAEEIKSVASADPVHRKLFVRGLAWNTTSETLCAAFRPHGEIEEGAVIVDKTTGKSRGYGFITYKHMESTQSALQAPSKLIDGRMAVCNLACEGLSGASTTPDQAQRKLYIGGLAPDVTSEVLLSFFGRHGEIEEGSVAYDKETNESRGFGFVTYKTVEAAKKAIDDPQKFLGVMMNWLILVRYLDSNEVLISEKHYRGGVSS, from the exons ATGAATTCTCAAACCCAAGTTGAAAGCAGAGGCACAACTATGGAGGATTTGAAGAAGAGGAAGCTCGAAGAGGCCAGTAACGGTCAGATCTCTTCTTCACCGGAAGAGTTGAAATTACTGCTTGACCCGCTTTCCAAATCCCAGTTGGTTGATCTTCTCTCCAAACT AGGGTCCCAATATCCTTCAATTGCAGAAGAAATTAAAAGTGTTGCCAGTGCAGATCCTGTCCACCGAAAGCTTTTTGTTCGTGGCTTGGCCTGGAATACTACTTCAGAAACCTTGTGTGCT GCATTTCGACCTCATGGAGAAATTGAAGAAGGTGCTGTGATCGTTGATAAAACAACAGGGAAATCACGTGGATATGGGTTCATTACTTACAAACATATGGAATCAACTCAGAGTGCTCTGCAAGCACCTAGCAAATTGATTGAT GGCCGCATGGCTGTTTGTAATTTAGCATGTGAGGGCTTAAGTGGGGCAAGTACTACACCTGATCAAGCCCAAAGGAAGCTCTACATTGGGGGCTTGGCTCCAGATGTCACAAGTGAGGTGCTGCTCAGTTTTTTTGGGAGGCATGGTGAGATAGAAGAAGGTTCGGTTGCATATGATAAAGAAACAAATGAATCACG TGGTTTTGGCTTTGTTACATACAAAACAGTTGAGGCTGCAAAGAAGGCCATTGATGATCCACAAAAGTTCCTTGGG gtaatgaTGAATTGGCTTATTTTAGTTCGTTACTTAGATAGTAATGAAGTTTTGATTTCAGAAAAGCATTACAG GGGCGGAGTATCATCGTGA
- the LOC117919808 gene encoding myb family transcription factor PHL5 isoform X4 yields MNTQKIDCQTRIQQNHGVIPDYGIEFGPRSSQFLGAWNMGICSQQPLATDGGSQLQTLGPAKPSSTIMSRFDSPASAFYATERFMGFSQYDHQASNPLLYSQSSTSCDSKLDNFSVDSNSTPPADANFQFRNTFQSVMRASSENPNTIQCPSIPFDGNQDVRVCGYLYGSPLAQQAQCARSSSSGGVSVAPANPVSPVLHSKARIRWTPDLHERFVECVNRLGGAEKATPKAILKLMDSEGLTIFHVKSHLQKYRIAKYMPESAEGKSEKRASTNDLPHLDNKTGMQFKEALQMQLDVQRRLHEQLETQRNLQLRIEEQGRQLKMMFEQQQQTNRSFMEADEDLDIMSLEDPSTSLDQVENLSAQGSGNTQFPSKIS; encoded by the exons ATGAACACTCAGAAGATTGATTGCCAAACTAGAATTCAGCAGAACCATGGAGTGATTCCTGATTATGGAATTGAATTCGGCCCTCGTTCTTCCCAGTTTTTAGGTGCTTGGAACATGGGAATTTGCAGTCAGCAGCCATTGGCCACAGATGGAGGATCACAGCTGCAGACCTTGGGGCCTGCAAAACCATCCTCCACAATTATGAGCCGCTTTGATTCGCCGGCCTCCGCCTTCTATGCCACCGAGAGATTCATGGGGTTTTCACAGTATGATCACCAAGCTAGTAACCCCCTTCTGTACTCCCAAAGCTCCACTTCTTGTGATTCAAAACTTGATAACTTTTCAGTCGATTCGAATTCAACCCCACCTGCTGATGCCAACTTTCAATTCAGAAATACCTTCCAATCAGTAATGAGAGCTAGTTCTGAAAATCCCAATACAATTCAATGCCCTTCAATTCCTTTTGATGGAAACCAGGATGTTAGA GTTTGTGGCTACTTGTATGGTTCTCCACTTGCACAGCAGGCCCAGTGTGCTAGATCTTCCTCTTCTGGGGGTGTTTCTGTTGCCCCTGCCAATCCTGTTTCCCCAGTTCTTCACAGTAAAGCCCGAATCAGGTGGACTCCAGATCTTCATGAGCGCTTTGTTGAGTGTGTAAATCGCCTGGGTGGAGCTGAAA AAGCAACCCCAAAAGCCATACTCAAGCTGATGGATTCAGAAGGACTGACCATCTTTCATGTGAAAAGCCATTTGcag AAATATCGAATTGCAAAGTACATGCCAGAATCTGCAGAAG GGAAATCTGAGAAAAGGGCCAGCACAAACGATTTGCCACATCTTGATAACAAAAC TGGCATGCAGTTCAAAGAGGCACTGCAGATGCAGCTTGATGTCCAGAGGCGTCTCCATGAGCAGTTAGAG ACACAGAGAAATTTGCAGTTGAGGATTGAAGAACAAGGGAGGCAGCTGAAAATGATGTTTGAACAGCAGCAACAGACGAATAGGAGCTTCATGGAGGCTGATGAGGACTTGGATATCATGTCACTGGAGGACCCGTCAACCAGTCTGGACCAAGTAGAAAACTTGAGTGCACAGGGGTCTGGGAACACTCAGTTTCCATCAAAGATAAGTTAG
- the LOC117919808 gene encoding myb family transcription factor PHL5 isoform X1, with the protein MNTQKIDCQTRIQQNHGVIPDYGIEFGPRSSQFLGAWNMGICSQQPLATDGGSQLQTLGPAKPSSTIMSRFDSPASAFYATERFMGFSQYDHQASNPLLYSQSSTSCDSKLDNFSVDSNSTPPADANFQFRNTFQSVMRASSENPNTIQCPSIPFDGNQDVRVCGYLYGSPLAQQAQCARSSSSGGVSVAPANPVSPVLHSKARIRWTPDLHERFVECVNRLGGAEKATPKAILKLMDSEGLTIFHVKSHLQKYRIAKYMPESAEGKSEKRASTNDLPHLDNKTSGMQFKEALQMQLDVQRRLHEQLEVNMTQRNLQLRIEEQGRQLKMMFEQQQQTNRSFMEADEDLDIMSLEDPSTSLDQVENLSAQGSGNTQFPSKIS; encoded by the exons ATGAACACTCAGAAGATTGATTGCCAAACTAGAATTCAGCAGAACCATGGAGTGATTCCTGATTATGGAATTGAATTCGGCCCTCGTTCTTCCCAGTTTTTAGGTGCTTGGAACATGGGAATTTGCAGTCAGCAGCCATTGGCCACAGATGGAGGATCACAGCTGCAGACCTTGGGGCCTGCAAAACCATCCTCCACAATTATGAGCCGCTTTGATTCGCCGGCCTCCGCCTTCTATGCCACCGAGAGATTCATGGGGTTTTCACAGTATGATCACCAAGCTAGTAACCCCCTTCTGTACTCCCAAAGCTCCACTTCTTGTGATTCAAAACTTGATAACTTTTCAGTCGATTCGAATTCAACCCCACCTGCTGATGCCAACTTTCAATTCAGAAATACCTTCCAATCAGTAATGAGAGCTAGTTCTGAAAATCCCAATACAATTCAATGCCCTTCAATTCCTTTTGATGGAAACCAGGATGTTAGA GTTTGTGGCTACTTGTATGGTTCTCCACTTGCACAGCAGGCCCAGTGTGCTAGATCTTCCTCTTCTGGGGGTGTTTCTGTTGCCCCTGCCAATCCTGTTTCCCCAGTTCTTCACAGTAAAGCCCGAATCAGGTGGACTCCAGATCTTCATGAGCGCTTTGTTGAGTGTGTAAATCGCCTGGGTGGAGCTGAAA AAGCAACCCCAAAAGCCATACTCAAGCTGATGGATTCAGAAGGACTGACCATCTTTCATGTGAAAAGCCATTTGcag AAATATCGAATTGCAAAGTACATGCCAGAATCTGCAGAAG GGAAATCTGAGAAAAGGGCCAGCACAAACGATTTGCCACATCTTGATAACAAAAC cagTGGCATGCAGTTCAAAGAGGCACTGCAGATGCAGCTTGATGTCCAGAGGCGTCTCCATGAGCAGTTAGAGGTAAACATG ACACAGAGAAATTTGCAGTTGAGGATTGAAGAACAAGGGAGGCAGCTGAAAATGATGTTTGAACAGCAGCAACAGACGAATAGGAGCTTCATGGAGGCTGATGAGGACTTGGATATCATGTCACTGGAGGACCCGTCAACCAGTCTGGACCAAGTAGAAAACTTGAGTGCACAGGGGTCTGGGAACACTCAGTTTCCATCAAAGATAAGTTAG
- the LOC117919808 gene encoding myb family transcription factor PHL5 isoform X3: MNTQKIDCQTRIQQNHGVIPDYGIEFGPRSSQFLGAWNMGICSQQPLATDGGSQLQTLGPAKPSSTIMSRFDSPASAFYATERFMGFSQYDHQASNPLLYSQSSTSCDSKLDNFSVDSNSTPPADANFQFRNTFQSVMRASSENPNTIQCPSIPFDGNQDVRVCGYLYGSPLAQQAQCARSSSSGGVSVAPANPVSPVLHSKARIRWTPDLHERFVECVNRLGGAEKATPKAILKLMDSEGLTIFHVKSHLQKYRIAKYMPESAEGKSEKRASTNDLPHLDNKTSGMQFKEALQMQLDVQRRLHEQLETQRNLQLRIEEQGRQLKMMFEQQQQTNRSFMEADEDLDIMSLEDPSTSLDQVENLSAQGSGNTQFPSKIS, translated from the exons ATGAACACTCAGAAGATTGATTGCCAAACTAGAATTCAGCAGAACCATGGAGTGATTCCTGATTATGGAATTGAATTCGGCCCTCGTTCTTCCCAGTTTTTAGGTGCTTGGAACATGGGAATTTGCAGTCAGCAGCCATTGGCCACAGATGGAGGATCACAGCTGCAGACCTTGGGGCCTGCAAAACCATCCTCCACAATTATGAGCCGCTTTGATTCGCCGGCCTCCGCCTTCTATGCCACCGAGAGATTCATGGGGTTTTCACAGTATGATCACCAAGCTAGTAACCCCCTTCTGTACTCCCAAAGCTCCACTTCTTGTGATTCAAAACTTGATAACTTTTCAGTCGATTCGAATTCAACCCCACCTGCTGATGCCAACTTTCAATTCAGAAATACCTTCCAATCAGTAATGAGAGCTAGTTCTGAAAATCCCAATACAATTCAATGCCCTTCAATTCCTTTTGATGGAAACCAGGATGTTAGA GTTTGTGGCTACTTGTATGGTTCTCCACTTGCACAGCAGGCCCAGTGTGCTAGATCTTCCTCTTCTGGGGGTGTTTCTGTTGCCCCTGCCAATCCTGTTTCCCCAGTTCTTCACAGTAAAGCCCGAATCAGGTGGACTCCAGATCTTCATGAGCGCTTTGTTGAGTGTGTAAATCGCCTGGGTGGAGCTGAAA AAGCAACCCCAAAAGCCATACTCAAGCTGATGGATTCAGAAGGACTGACCATCTTTCATGTGAAAAGCCATTTGcag AAATATCGAATTGCAAAGTACATGCCAGAATCTGCAGAAG GGAAATCTGAGAAAAGGGCCAGCACAAACGATTTGCCACATCTTGATAACAAAAC cagTGGCATGCAGTTCAAAGAGGCACTGCAGATGCAGCTTGATGTCCAGAGGCGTCTCCATGAGCAGTTAGAG ACACAGAGAAATTTGCAGTTGAGGATTGAAGAACAAGGGAGGCAGCTGAAAATGATGTTTGAACAGCAGCAACAGACGAATAGGAGCTTCATGGAGGCTGATGAGGACTTGGATATCATGTCACTGGAGGACCCGTCAACCAGTCTGGACCAAGTAGAAAACTTGAGTGCACAGGGGTCTGGGAACACTCAGTTTCCATCAAAGATAAGTTAG
- the LOC117919808 gene encoding myb family transcription factor PHL5 isoform X2 — protein sequence MNTQKIDCQTRIQQNHGVIPDYGIEFGPRSSQFLGAWNMGICSQQPLATDGGSQLQTLGPAKPSSTIMSRFDSPASAFYATERFMGFSQYDHQASNPLLYSQSSTSCDSKLDNFSVDSNSTPPADANFQFRNTFQSVMRASSENPNTIQCPSIPFDGNQDVRVCGYLYGSPLAQQAQCARSSSSGGVSVAPANPVSPVLHSKARIRWTPDLHERFVECVNRLGGAEKATPKAILKLMDSEGLTIFHVKSHLQKYRIAKYMPESAEGKSEKRASTNDLPHLDNKTGMQFKEALQMQLDVQRRLHEQLEVNMTQRNLQLRIEEQGRQLKMMFEQQQQTNRSFMEADEDLDIMSLEDPSTSLDQVENLSAQGSGNTQFPSKIS from the exons ATGAACACTCAGAAGATTGATTGCCAAACTAGAATTCAGCAGAACCATGGAGTGATTCCTGATTATGGAATTGAATTCGGCCCTCGTTCTTCCCAGTTTTTAGGTGCTTGGAACATGGGAATTTGCAGTCAGCAGCCATTGGCCACAGATGGAGGATCACAGCTGCAGACCTTGGGGCCTGCAAAACCATCCTCCACAATTATGAGCCGCTTTGATTCGCCGGCCTCCGCCTTCTATGCCACCGAGAGATTCATGGGGTTTTCACAGTATGATCACCAAGCTAGTAACCCCCTTCTGTACTCCCAAAGCTCCACTTCTTGTGATTCAAAACTTGATAACTTTTCAGTCGATTCGAATTCAACCCCACCTGCTGATGCCAACTTTCAATTCAGAAATACCTTCCAATCAGTAATGAGAGCTAGTTCTGAAAATCCCAATACAATTCAATGCCCTTCAATTCCTTTTGATGGAAACCAGGATGTTAGA GTTTGTGGCTACTTGTATGGTTCTCCACTTGCACAGCAGGCCCAGTGTGCTAGATCTTCCTCTTCTGGGGGTGTTTCTGTTGCCCCTGCCAATCCTGTTTCCCCAGTTCTTCACAGTAAAGCCCGAATCAGGTGGACTCCAGATCTTCATGAGCGCTTTGTTGAGTGTGTAAATCGCCTGGGTGGAGCTGAAA AAGCAACCCCAAAAGCCATACTCAAGCTGATGGATTCAGAAGGACTGACCATCTTTCATGTGAAAAGCCATTTGcag AAATATCGAATTGCAAAGTACATGCCAGAATCTGCAGAAG GGAAATCTGAGAAAAGGGCCAGCACAAACGATTTGCCACATCTTGATAACAAAAC TGGCATGCAGTTCAAAGAGGCACTGCAGATGCAGCTTGATGTCCAGAGGCGTCTCCATGAGCAGTTAGAGGTAAACATG ACACAGAGAAATTTGCAGTTGAGGATTGAAGAACAAGGGAGGCAGCTGAAAATGATGTTTGAACAGCAGCAACAGACGAATAGGAGCTTCATGGAGGCTGATGAGGACTTGGATATCATGTCACTGGAGGACCCGTCAACCAGTCTGGACCAAGTAGAAAACTTGAGTGCACAGGGGTCTGGGAACACTCAGTTTCCATCAAAGATAAGTTAG